Proteins from a genomic interval of Burkholderia cepacia GG4:
- a CDS encoding cob(I)yrinic acid a,c-diamide adenosyltransferase, with protein sequence MGNRLSKIATRTGDDGTTGLGDGRRIGKDDARIAAIGDVDELNSNLGVLLAEPLPDDVRTALVTIQHDLFDLGGELCIPGHTVLDDTHLARLDQWLADYNATLPPLKEFILPAGSRAASLAHVCRTVCRRAERSIVALGRHDTLNDAPRRYVNRLSDLLFVLARVLNRAGGGADVLWERGRVR encoded by the coding sequence ATGGGCAACCGCTTGAGCAAGATCGCCACGCGCACGGGCGACGACGGCACCACCGGCCTCGGCGACGGGCGGCGTATCGGCAAGGACGACGCGCGGATCGCTGCGATCGGCGATGTCGACGAACTGAACTCGAACCTCGGCGTGCTGCTCGCCGAGCCGCTTCCGGACGACGTCCGCACCGCGCTCGTCACGATCCAGCACGACCTGTTCGATCTCGGCGGCGAGCTGTGCATTCCCGGCCATACGGTGCTCGACGACACGCACCTCGCGCGCCTCGACCAGTGGCTGGCCGACTACAACGCGACGCTGCCGCCGCTGAAGGAATTCATCCTGCCGGCCGGCTCGCGCGCGGCGTCGCTCGCGCACGTGTGCCGGACGGTGTGCCGGCGCGCCGAGCGCTCGATCGTCGCGCTCGGGCGCCACGACACGTTGAATGATGCGCCGCGGCGCTACGTGAACCGGCTGTCGGACCTGCTGTTCGTGCTGGCGCGCGTGCTGAACCGCGCGGGTGGCGGCGCCGACGTGTTGTGGGAGCGCGGGCGCGTCCGCTAG
- a CDS encoding type II toxin-antitoxin system VapC family toxin: MKLLLDTHIALWAAEGASQLSPTAAALIEDPQNTLYISAASIREIAIKYRKGNLPVHPRDARSAFRLAGFAELPISSDHAEAVAVLPDFADHADPFDRVMVAQALHEGMPFVSADPKVWRYHATLMLRA, encoded by the coding sequence GTGAAGCTGTTACTCGATACGCATATCGCGCTCTGGGCCGCTGAAGGCGCGTCGCAACTTTCGCCGACCGCTGCCGCATTGATCGAGGATCCGCAAAACACGCTGTATATCAGCGCCGCGTCCATCCGGGAAATTGCGATCAAGTATCGCAAAGGCAACCTTCCCGTTCATCCGCGCGATGCCCGCTCGGCGTTCCGTCTGGCAGGCTTCGCGGAGTTGCCAATTAGCAGCGATCACGCTGAAGCGGTCGCCGTGTTGCCGGATTTCGCTGATCATGCCGATCCGTTCGACCGCGTGATGGTCGCGCAAGCGCTACATGAAGGCATGCCATTCGTCAGTGCCGATCCGAAGGTATGGCGCTACCACGCAACGCTGATGCTGCGCGCCTGA
- a CDS encoding YggS family pyridoxal phosphate-dependent enzyme, which produces MSDFAARLDSVHRRIADAARAAGRDPATVSLLAVSKTFPADDVRAAHAAGQRAFGENYVQESIDKIDALADLRAGLEWHFIGPLQSNKTRAVAERFDWVHSVDRLKIAQRLAEQRPAHLPPLNVCVQVNISGEASKSGVAPADLAEVARAVAALPALRLRGLMAIPEPAGDTDAQRAPHRALHALFDALRAEGLPLDTLSMGMSADLEAAVLEGATVVRVGTAIFGARDYSH; this is translated from the coding sequence ATGTCCGATTTCGCCGCCCGCCTCGATTCCGTTCATCGCCGCATCGCCGACGCCGCCCGCGCGGCCGGCCGTGATCCCGCCACCGTCTCGCTGCTCGCCGTATCGAAAACGTTTCCCGCCGACGACGTGCGCGCCGCGCATGCGGCCGGACAACGCGCGTTCGGCGAAAACTACGTGCAGGAATCGATCGACAAGATCGACGCGCTCGCCGACCTGCGCGCCGGGCTCGAATGGCATTTCATCGGGCCGCTGCAATCGAACAAGACGCGCGCCGTCGCCGAGCGTTTCGACTGGGTCCATTCGGTCGACCGGCTGAAGATCGCGCAGCGCCTTGCCGAACAGCGTCCCGCGCACCTGCCGCCGCTCAACGTGTGTGTGCAGGTGAACATCAGCGGCGAGGCGTCGAAGAGCGGTGTCGCGCCGGCCGACCTGGCCGAGGTCGCCCGCGCGGTCGCCGCGCTGCCGGCGCTGCGCCTGCGCGGCCTGATGGCGATTCCCGAACCGGCCGGCGATACTGATGCGCAACGCGCGCCGCATCGCGCGCTGCACGCGCTGTTCGACGCGTTGCGCGCCGAGGGCCTGCCGCTCGATACGTTGTCGATGGGCATGTCCGCCGATCTCGAAGCCGCCGTGCTCGAAGGCGCGACGGTCGTGCGCGTCGGCACCGCGATCTTCGGCGCACGCGACTATTCGCACTGA
- the glcF gene encoding glycolate oxidase subunit GlcF has product MQTNLADFIRNTPDGDEADAILRKCVHCGFCTATCPTYQLLGDELDGPRGRIYLIKQMVEGAPVTRSTQQHLDRCLTCRSCETTCPSGVQYGRLVEIGRKHVEAQVQRPLQQRLVRRLLATLVPNAALFSPVMRLGQHMRPLLPKRLRDKVPPRTRLLEWPQRTHPRKMLMLGGCVQPSMLPNINIATARVLDALGIETIVAPDAGCCGAIRLHLNYHDEALADARRNIDAWWPYVEQGAEAIVMNASGCGATVLEYAHLLRDDPAYAEKAQRIVALTRDISDVLLAFEAELATLARRRAIHTVAYHPPCTLQHGQQSRGKVERLLETLGIDVRLPADSHLCCGSAGTYSLTQPSLSYRLRKQKLLKLQALEPQMIVSGNVGCIAHLQSGTQIPVAHWIQLVEHLLYG; this is encoded by the coding sequence ATGCAAACGAACCTCGCCGATTTCATCCGCAATACGCCCGACGGCGACGAGGCCGACGCGATCCTGCGCAAGTGCGTGCATTGCGGCTTCTGCACCGCGACGTGCCCGACCTACCAGCTGCTCGGCGACGAACTCGACGGACCGCGCGGCCGCATCTACCTGATCAAGCAGATGGTCGAAGGCGCGCCCGTCACGCGCAGCACGCAGCAGCACCTCGACCGCTGCCTCACGTGCCGCAGCTGCGAGACGACCTGCCCGTCGGGCGTCCAGTACGGCCGGCTCGTCGAGATCGGCCGCAAGCACGTCGAAGCGCAGGTACAGCGGCCGTTGCAGCAGCGGCTCGTGCGCCGCCTGCTCGCGACCCTCGTGCCGAACGCGGCGCTGTTCTCGCCGGTGATGCGGCTCGGCCAGCATATGCGGCCGCTGCTGCCGAAACGGCTGCGCGACAAGGTGCCGCCGCGCACGCGGCTGCTCGAATGGCCGCAGCGCACGCATCCGCGCAAGATGCTGATGCTCGGCGGCTGCGTGCAGCCGTCGATGCTGCCGAACATCAACATCGCGACCGCGCGCGTGCTCGACGCGCTCGGCATCGAAACGATCGTCGCGCCCGACGCGGGCTGCTGCGGCGCGATCCGCCTGCATCTGAACTATCACGACGAAGCGCTCGCCGACGCACGTCGCAACATCGATGCGTGGTGGCCGTACGTCGAGCAAGGTGCCGAGGCGATCGTGATGAACGCATCGGGCTGCGGCGCGACGGTACTCGAATACGCGCACCTGCTGCGCGACGATCCGGCCTACGCGGAGAAGGCGCAGCGCATCGTCGCGCTGACGCGCGACATCTCCGACGTGCTCCTCGCGTTCGAGGCCGAGCTCGCGACGCTCGCGCGGCGCCGCGCGATCCACACCGTCGCCTATCACCCGCCGTGCACCCTGCAGCATGGCCAGCAGTCGCGCGGCAAAGTCGAGCGCCTGCTCGAGACGCTCGGCATCGACGTGCGGCTGCCGGCCGACAGCCATCTGTGCTGCGGGTCGGCCGGCACCTATTCGCTGACCCAGCCGTCGCTGTCGTACCGGCTGCGCAAGCAGAAGCTGCTGAAGCTGCAGGCGCTCGAGCCGCAGATGATCGTGTCCGGCAACGTCGGCTGCATCGCACACCTGCAAAGCGGCACGCAGATTCCGGTCGCGCACTGGATCCAGCTCGTCGAGCATCTGCTGTACGGCTGA
- a CDS encoding FAD-linked oxidase C-terminal domain-containing protein produces MNASVELSSATRAQRQREVVQALMAVLPTHCLLYRDEDTAPYECDGLSAYRRLPLAVALPETESQVQRIVQICRRMEVPIVPRGAGTSLSGGALPITNGVVLSLARFTRIVEVDPYARTATVQPGVRNLAISEAAAPYGLYYAPDPSSQIACTIGGNVAENSGGVHCLKYGLTVHNVMRVRAVTIDGEIVEFGSLGLDMPGLDLLAVVIGSEGMFAIVTEVTVKLIPKPQTAQLVMASFDDVVKGGEAVAAIIASGIIPAGLEMMDKPATQAVEAFTHAGYDLDAKAILLCESDGTPEEVAEEIVRMTAVLREHGATRIQVSRNESERLRFWSGRKNAFPAAGRISADYYCMDGTVPRRAIGPLLARIEQLETRYGLRCINVFHAGDGNMHPLILYNANDPDELHRAEQFGAEILECCVEFGGSVTGEHGVGIEKLNSMCVQFSPQERDAFFAVKRAFDPAGLLNPDKGIPTRARCAEYGRQHVRGGLLPHPDLPRF; encoded by the coding sequence ATGAACGCTTCCGTCGAACTGTCGAGCGCGACCCGCGCGCAGCGCCAGCGCGAAGTCGTGCAGGCGCTGATGGCCGTGCTGCCGACGCATTGCCTGCTGTACCGCGACGAAGACACCGCGCCGTACGAATGCGACGGCCTGTCCGCGTACCGCCGGCTGCCGCTCGCGGTCGCGCTGCCCGAAACCGAATCGCAGGTGCAGCGGATCGTGCAGATCTGTCGCCGCATGGAGGTGCCGATCGTGCCGCGCGGCGCGGGCACGAGCCTGTCGGGCGGTGCGCTGCCGATCACGAACGGCGTCGTGCTGTCGCTTGCGCGCTTCACGCGCATCGTCGAGGTCGATCCGTACGCGCGCACGGCGACCGTGCAGCCCGGCGTGCGCAACCTCGCGATTTCGGAAGCCGCCGCGCCTTACGGGCTGTACTACGCGCCCGATCCTTCGTCGCAGATCGCCTGCACGATCGGCGGCAACGTCGCGGAAAATTCCGGTGGCGTCCACTGCCTGAAATACGGGCTGACCGTGCACAACGTGATGCGCGTGCGCGCGGTCACGATCGACGGCGAGATCGTCGAATTCGGCTCGCTCGGCCTCGACATGCCGGGCCTCGACCTGCTCGCCGTCGTGATCGGCAGCGAAGGGATGTTCGCGATCGTCACCGAGGTCACGGTGAAGCTGATCCCGAAACCGCAGACCGCGCAGCTCGTGATGGCGAGCTTCGACGATGTCGTGAAGGGCGGCGAGGCGGTCGCCGCGATCATCGCGTCGGGCATCATCCCGGCCGGGCTCGAGATGATGGACAAGCCGGCCACCCAGGCCGTCGAGGCGTTCACGCACGCGGGCTACGATCTCGACGCGAAGGCGATCCTGCTGTGCGAATCGGACGGCACGCCGGAAGAAGTCGCGGAGGAAATTGTCCGCATGACGGCCGTGCTGCGCGAGCATGGCGCGACGCGCATCCAGGTCTCGCGCAACGAAAGCGAGCGGCTGCGCTTCTGGTCGGGCCGCAAGAACGCGTTTCCGGCCGCCGGGCGCATTTCCGCTGACTATTACTGCATGGACGGCACCGTGCCGCGCCGCGCGATCGGGCCGCTGCTCGCGCGCATCGAGCAGCTCGAGACGCGCTACGGGCTGCGCTGCATCAACGTGTTCCATGCCGGCGACGGCAACATGCATCCGCTGATCCTCTACAACGCGAACGATCCGGACGAGCTGCACCGTGCCGAGCAGTTCGGCGCGGAAATCCTCGAATGCTGCGTGGAATTCGGCGGCAGCGTGACGGGCGAGCACGGCGTCGGCATCGAAAAGCTCAATTCGATGTGCGTACAGTTCTCGCCACAGGAGCGCGACGCGTTCTTCGCGGTCAAGCGCGCGTTCGATCCGGCCGGGCTGCTCAATCCCGACAAGGGCATCCCGACCCGCGCCCGCTGTGCGGAGTACGGTCGCCAGCATGTGCGCGGGGGGCTGCTGCCGCACCCCGACCTGCCGCGCTTCTGA
- the glcE gene encoding glycolate oxidase subunit GlcE translates to MEEDDIVAGWAERIRSASADGRPLRIRGGGTKDWYGQALDGEILDTRAFQGIVSYDPAELVVTVRAGTPLAQLETVLAECGQMLPFEPPHFGRAATVGGCIAAGLAGPRRATCGAPRDFVLGVTLMNGRGEVLRFGGQVVKNVAGYDVSRLMAGSLGTLGLMLDLSIKVLPVPVAEVTLKFEMTATDAVRKLNEWGGHPLPVSASGWRNGTLVLRLSGAEAAVKSAKTLLGGEVVDAVEAERFWAGLREHTDPFFHGIPPGYALWRLALPSITEPMHLPGTQLMEWGGAQRWWITDADAQTVRMSAKQAGGHATLFRAGESYDRSAGVFTPLPAPLMKIHRGLKAAFDPARIFNRGRLYSDL, encoded by the coding sequence ATGGAAGAGGACGACATCGTCGCCGGATGGGCCGAGCGTATCCGCTCCGCGAGTGCCGACGGCCGGCCGTTGCGGATTCGCGGCGGCGGCACCAAGGACTGGTACGGCCAGGCGCTGGACGGCGAAATACTCGACACGCGCGCGTTTCAGGGCATCGTGTCGTACGACCCGGCCGAACTCGTCGTCACGGTCCGCGCGGGCACGCCGCTCGCGCAGCTTGAAACCGTCCTCGCCGAGTGCGGCCAGATGCTGCCGTTCGAGCCGCCGCACTTCGGCCGCGCGGCCACCGTCGGCGGCTGCATCGCGGCCGGCCTCGCGGGCCCGCGTCGCGCGACCTGCGGCGCGCCGCGCGATTTCGTGCTGGGCGTCACGCTGATGAACGGCCGCGGCGAAGTGCTGCGGTTCGGCGGCCAGGTCGTGAAAAACGTCGCCGGCTACGACGTGTCGCGGCTGATGGCCGGCTCGCTCGGCACGCTCGGGCTGATGCTCGACCTGTCGATCAAGGTGCTGCCGGTGCCGGTCGCCGAAGTCACGCTGAAGTTCGAGATGACCGCGACCGACGCGGTGCGCAAGCTCAACGAATGGGGCGGCCATCCGCTGCCCGTCAGCGCGAGCGGGTGGCGCAACGGCACGCTGGTGCTGCGCCTGTCGGGCGCCGAGGCCGCCGTGAAATCCGCGAAGACGCTGCTCGGCGGCGAAGTCGTCGACGCGGTCGAGGCCGAACGCTTCTGGGCCGGCCTGCGCGAGCATACCGACCCGTTCTTCCACGGCATCCCGCCCGGCTATGCGCTGTGGCGCCTCGCGTTGCCGTCGATCACCGAACCGATGCACCTGCCCGGCACCCAGTTGATGGAATGGGGCGGCGCGCAACGCTGGTGGATCACCGACGCCGATGCGCAGACGGTGCGCATGAGCGCGAAGCAGGCCGGCGGCCATGCGACGCTGTTCCGCGCGGGCGAGTCCTACGATCGCAGCGCGGGCGTGTTCACGCCGCTACCCGCGCCGCTGATGAAGATTCACCGCGGGCTGAAGGCCGCGTTCGATCCCGCACGCATCTTCAACCGCGGCCGGCTTTACTCCGATCTCTAA
- the proC gene encoding pyrroline-5-carboxylate reductase produces MKIAFIGGGNMAAALIGGLVKRGVAADGLYAIDVNEEVRARAEQQFGIRTGAAVDATLADYDAIVLAVKPQVLKDVAQALAPHLKSQLVISIAAGIRATDLARWLGDYARVVRTMPNTPALVGMGVTGLAALPGVDAAGRELASNVLGAVGEIVWFDDEAQLDAVTAISGSGPAYVFYFIEALQEAARRLGMNDEQGRALAVATFTGAAQLAAQSGEPASVLRERVTSKGGTTAAALASFDAQGVKEAIVRGALAAQARAKEMGDELGRA; encoded by the coding sequence ATGAAAATCGCATTCATCGGCGGCGGCAACATGGCCGCGGCCCTGATCGGCGGCCTCGTCAAGCGCGGCGTCGCCGCTGACGGCCTCTATGCCATCGACGTCAACGAGGAAGTCCGCGCGCGCGCCGAGCAGCAATTCGGCATCCGCACCGGCGCGGCCGTCGACGCGACGCTCGCGGACTACGACGCGATCGTGCTCGCGGTGAAACCGCAGGTGCTGAAGGACGTCGCGCAGGCGCTCGCGCCGCATCTGAAGTCGCAGCTCGTGATCAGCATCGCGGCCGGCATCCGCGCCACCGATCTCGCCCGCTGGCTCGGCGACTACGCGCGCGTCGTGCGCACCATGCCGAACACGCCCGCGCTGGTCGGCATGGGCGTGACCGGTCTCGCCGCGCTGCCGGGCGTCGACGCGGCCGGGCGCGAGCTCGCGTCGAACGTGCTCGGCGCGGTCGGCGAGATCGTGTGGTTCGACGACGAAGCGCAGCTCGACGCGGTGACGGCGATCTCGGGCAGCGGCCCGGCCTACGTGTTCTATTTCATCGAAGCGCTGCAGGAAGCCGCGCGCCGCCTCGGCATGAACGACGAACAGGGCCGCGCGCTTGCGGTCGCGACGTTCACGGGCGCCGCGCAGCTCGCCGCGCAATCGGGCGAACCGGCGAGCGTGCTGCGCGAGCGCGTGACGTCGAAGGGCGGCACCACGGCCGCCGCGCTCGCGTCGTTCGACGCGCAGGGCGTGAAGGAAGCGATCGTGCGCGGCGCGCTCGCAGCGCAAGCGCGCGCGAAGGAAATGGGCGACGAACTCGGCCGCGCGTAA
- a CDS encoding FAD-binding oxidoreductase codes for MNHPAPPATARRPLPPAMLDALRAAFGERVSTADAVRAHHGRDESPFDPQLPDAVVFAHSADEVREVVSLCALYSVPLIPYGAGSSLEGHLLAVRGGVSLDLSEMNRVLSINAEDLTVTVEPGITRKALNEALRDTGLFFPIDPGADASIGGMTATRASGTNAVRYGTMRENVLGLTAVLADGRVVKTGSRARKSSAGYDLTRLFVGSEGTLGVITEITLRLHPLPEAVSAATCTFPSMGDAVRTVIETIQIGVPIARVEFVDSLAVRSINRHSNLTLAEAPTLFFEFHGTEAGVKEQAELVQALAGQNNGQGFEWATRPEDRTRLWAARHNAYFAMLQLKPGCRAVTTDVCVPISQLAACVEETEADLRASSLPCPIVGHVGDGNFHVAILIDPDKPEEIDEAERINDRIVERALRLGGTCTGEHGVGLHKMRFLPKEHGDNAIDAMRAIKLALDPRNLMNPGKIFTC; via the coding sequence GTGAATCACCCTGCCCCGCCGGCCACCGCGCGCCGCCCGCTGCCCCCCGCCATGCTCGATGCGCTGCGCGCCGCCTTCGGCGAGCGCGTGTCGACCGCCGACGCCGTCCGCGCCCATCACGGCCGCGACGAATCGCCGTTCGATCCGCAACTGCCCGACGCCGTCGTGTTCGCCCACAGCGCCGACGAAGTCCGCGAAGTCGTGTCGCTGTGCGCGCTCTACAGCGTGCCGTTGATCCCGTACGGCGCCGGCTCGTCGCTCGAAGGCCACCTGCTCGCCGTGCGCGGCGGCGTGTCGCTCGACCTGTCGGAAATGAACCGCGTGCTGTCGATCAACGCGGAAGACCTGACCGTCACGGTCGAACCGGGCATCACGCGCAAGGCGCTCAACGAAGCCCTGCGCGACACCGGCCTGTTCTTCCCGATCGATCCGGGCGCCGACGCCAGCATCGGTGGCATGACCGCGACCCGCGCGTCGGGCACCAACGCCGTGCGCTACGGGACGATGCGCGAGAACGTGCTCGGCCTGACCGCCGTGCTCGCCGACGGCCGCGTCGTGAAGACCGGCTCGCGCGCCCGCAAGTCGTCGGCCGGCTACGACCTCACGCGCCTGTTCGTCGGCTCCGAAGGCACGCTCGGCGTGATCACCGAGATCACGCTGCGCCTGCATCCGCTGCCCGAAGCCGTGTCGGCCGCGACCTGCACGTTCCCGTCGATGGGCGACGCGGTACGCACCGTGATCGAGACGATCCAGATCGGCGTGCCGATCGCGCGCGTCGAATTCGTCGACTCGCTCGCGGTGCGCTCGATCAACCGCCACTCGAACCTGACGCTCGCCGAAGCGCCGACACTGTTCTTCGAATTCCACGGCACCGAAGCCGGCGTGAAGGAGCAGGCCGAGCTCGTGCAGGCGCTCGCGGGCCAGAACAACGGCCAGGGCTTCGAATGGGCGACCCGCCCCGAGGATCGCACGCGGCTGTGGGCCGCGCGCCACAACGCGTACTTCGCGATGCTGCAGCTGAAGCCCGGCTGCCGCGCGGTGACGACCGACGTGTGCGTGCCGATCTCGCAACTCGCCGCGTGCGTCGAGGAAACCGAAGCCGACCTGCGCGCCTCGTCGCTGCCCTGCCCGATCGTCGGCCACGTCGGCGACGGCAACTTCCACGTCGCGATCCTGATCGATCCCGACAAGCCCGAGGAAATCGACGAAGCCGAACGCATCAACGACCGGATCGTCGAGCGCGCGCTGCGCCTCGGCGGCACCTGCACCGGCGAACACGGCGTCGGGCTGCACAAGATGCGCTTCCTGCCGAAGGAGCACGGCGACAACGCCATCGACGCGATGCGCGCGATCAAGCTCGCGCTCGATCCGCGCAACCTGATGAATCCCGGCAAGATCTTCACGTGCTGA
- a CDS encoding IS110 family transposase has product MEHDSTLYVGLDVHKESITAAYALGMGEVELLGKVGATKTDIDRLCKRLQSKASRIRIVYEAGPCGYGLYRQLQQKGIDCMVCAPSLIPRKPGERVKTDRRDAIKLARSLRAGDLSEVYVPTVEDEAFRDLARAWVSAKDDLKRARQRLKSFLLSHGVGYTGRADWRAAHRRWLSTFAFDSAWQQLAFEEHRRTIEDRLAQCDRLEAALREAVVAWRFYPAVLGLQTMRGMQFTTAVGMLAELGDLSRFAHPRQLMAWLGVTPSEHSSGEKRRQGSITKNGNSYARKLLVESAWSYQHPACVSPEIQRRHEGIPKPIIDRAWDAQVRLCRRYRTLVARGKQKNIAVVAVARELSGFIWDISQLAMSLASQPQRREA; this is encoded by the coding sequence ATGGAACACGATAGCACGCTGTACGTCGGGCTCGATGTCCATAAGGAGTCGATCACGGCCGCCTATGCGCTCGGCATGGGCGAGGTTGAGCTGCTCGGCAAGGTCGGCGCCACGAAGACGGATATCGATCGCTTATGCAAGCGCCTGCAATCGAAGGCGTCGCGCATCCGTATTGTCTACGAGGCGGGCCCATGTGGTTACGGGCTTTACCGTCAACTTCAGCAGAAGGGAATCGACTGCATGGTGTGTGCACCGTCCCTGATTCCAAGGAAGCCGGGAGAGCGCGTAAAGACCGATCGGCGCGACGCGATCAAACTGGCGCGTTCGCTCAGGGCTGGCGACCTGTCGGAAGTCTATGTCCCTACCGTCGAAGACGAAGCGTTTCGCGATCTGGCACGGGCATGGGTGAGTGCCAAGGATGATCTGAAGCGTGCGCGTCAGCGGCTGAAGTCCTTTCTGCTTTCGCATGGGGTCGGCTATACCGGTCGCGCCGACTGGAGGGCGGCACACCGGCGCTGGCTGAGCACGTTTGCGTTCGACAGCGCATGGCAGCAGTTGGCATTCGAAGAACATCGACGCACGATCGAGGACCGTCTTGCGCAATGCGATCGACTGGAAGCTGCACTGCGCGAGGCAGTGGTTGCCTGGCGCTTTTATCCGGCAGTACTGGGTCTGCAAACGATGCGCGGCATGCAGTTCACCACGGCGGTCGGCATGCTTGCCGAGTTGGGCGATCTGTCACGCTTCGCGCATCCCCGCCAGTTGATGGCGTGGTTGGGTGTAACGCCAAGCGAGCACTCGTCCGGCGAAAAACGCCGTCAGGGCAGTATCACCAAGAATGGCAACAGTTATGCGAGAAAACTGCTCGTCGAATCGGCATGGAGCTATCAGCATCCGGCTTGTGTCAGTCCGGAGATTCAGCGCCGCCACGAAGGGATCCCCAAACCCATCATAGATCGAGCGTGGGACGCGCAGGTGCGCCTGTGTCGACGCTATCGAACGCTCGTTGCACGCGGCAAGCAGAAGAACATCGCCGTGGTCGCGGTTGCCCGTGAACTGAGCGGGTTTATCTGGGACATCAGCCAGCTTGCCATGTCACTTGCTTCGCAACCGCAGAGGCGCGAGGCTTGA
- the hmpA gene encoding NO-inducible flavohemoprotein, whose product MTHITADQMARVKATAPVLAVHGATITKHFYQRMFARHPELKNLFNQTHQKTGSQPETLAKAVYAYAANIDNLGALGGAVSHIAHKHASLNIRPEHYPIVGENLLASIVEVLGDAVDAETLEAWRVAYGQLAQILIGAEADLYAGAAWSGFRPFKVARKVRESDEITSFYLTPADGGEAPKFEPGQYITVKRFVGDLGVDQPRQYSLSDAPHGKWLRISVKREAGQPEVIPAGKVSTLMHDGVEEGAIVEVTAPMGEFSLKRGVDTPVVLISGGVGLTPMVSMASTLVAEGSKREVRFVHACRSGAVHAFRDWLNDTVREHANVKRTVLYELVGPNDRVGVDHDLEGRLTPERVKQYALVPDADYYICGPIAFMKAQRDALVALGVAPERINTEIFGSGALE is encoded by the coding sequence ATGACCCACATCACCGCTGACCAGATGGCCCGTGTGAAGGCCACCGCCCCCGTCCTTGCCGTGCACGGCGCGACGATCACGAAGCATTTCTACCAGCGCATGTTCGCGCGTCATCCGGAACTGAAGAACCTGTTCAACCAGACGCACCAGAAGACCGGCAGCCAGCCGGAAACGCTCGCGAAGGCCGTCTATGCGTATGCGGCGAACATCGACAACCTCGGGGCGCTCGGCGGGGCGGTGTCGCATATCGCGCACAAGCACGCGAGCCTGAACATCCGTCCGGAGCATTACCCGATCGTCGGCGAGAACCTGCTCGCGTCGATCGTCGAAGTGCTCGGCGACGCGGTCGATGCGGAGACGCTCGAAGCCTGGCGCGTCGCGTACGGCCAGCTCGCGCAGATCCTGATCGGAGCCGAGGCCGACCTGTACGCGGGTGCCGCGTGGAGCGGCTTCCGTCCGTTCAAGGTCGCCCGCAAGGTGCGTGAAAGCGACGAGATCACGTCGTTCTACCTGACGCCCGCCGACGGCGGTGAGGCGCCGAAGTTCGAGCCGGGCCAGTACATCACGGTGAAGCGCTTCGTCGGCGATCTCGGGGTCGACCAGCCGCGCCAGTACAGCCTGTCCGACGCGCCGCACGGCAAGTGGCTGCGTATCTCGGTGAAGCGCGAGGCCGGCCAGCCGGAAGTCATTCCGGCCGGCAAGGTGTCGACGCTGATGCATGACGGCGTGGAGGAGGGCGCGATCGTCGAGGTGACCGCGCCGATGGGCGAATTCTCGCTGAAGCGTGGCGTCGACACGCCGGTCGTGCTGATCTCCGGCGGCGTCGGCCTGACGCCGATGGTGTCGATGGCATCGACGCTGGTCGCCGAAGGCAGCAAGCGTGAGGTGCGGTTCGTGCACGCCTGCCGTTCGGGCGCGGTGCACGCGTTCCGGGACTGGCTGAACGATACAGTGCGCGAGCACGCGAACGTGAAGCGCACGGTGCTGTACGAGCTGGTCGGCCCGAATGATCGCGTCGGCGTCGATCACGACCTCGAAGGGCGCCTGACGCCGGAACGCGTGAAGCAATACGCGCTTGTGCCGGACGCCGACTACTACATCTGCGGCCCGATCGCGTTCATGAAGGCGCAACGCGATGCACTGGTCGCGCTCGGCGTCGCGCCGGAACGCATCAATACCGAGATCTTCGGCTCGGGCGCGCTCGAGTGA